A stretch of the Chanos chanos chromosome 1, fChaCha1.1, whole genome shotgun sequence genome encodes the following:
- the dio3a gene encoding iodothyronine deiodinase 3a: MKTVKALKNAVVCLILLPRFLLAALILWFLDFLCIRKRVLFLMRDQDGSMDDPPLCISDSNRMFSWESLKAVWHGHKLDFFKTAHLGHEAPNTEVVQLEDRKKSRILDYARGKRPLVINFGSCTUPPFMTRLKAFQRVVNQYADIADSILVYIEEAHPSDGWVSSDAPYQIPKHRCLEDRLKAAQLMNQEVPGCLVVADSMDNSSNSAYGAYFDRLYILQDGKVVYQGGRGPEGYRISELRSWLDQYRHRVVVSKNVVIHV; encoded by the coding sequence ATGAAAACCGTCAAGGCGCTGAAAAATGCTGTCGTATGTCTAATCTTGTTGCCTCGCTTTCTCCTGGCGGCATTAATACTGTGGTTTCTTGATTTTCTCTGCATAAGAAAGAGGGTCTTATTTCTGATGAGGGATCAAGACGGCAGCATGGACGACCCGCCGCTGTGTATTTCGGACTCTAATCGAATGTTCAGCTGGGAGTCGCTCAAAGCGGTCTGGCACGGTCACAAGCTAGACTTTTTTAAAACAGCGCACCTGGGACACGAAGCACCGAACACCGAAGTTGTGCAGCTCGAGGACCGGAAAAAAAGCCGGATCTTAGATTACGCGAGGGGCAAGAGACCACTTGTTATAAATTTCGGTAGCTGTACCTGACCACCGTTCATGACGCGCCTAAAGGCGTTTCAGCGCGTTGTAAACCAATACGCTGATATAGCCGACTCTATTCTTGTATATATTGAGGAGGCGCACCCGTCGGATGGATGGGTGAGTTCCGATGCTCCTTACCAAATTCCCAAGCATCGTTGTCTAGAGGACAGGCTAAAAGCAGCTCAGCTTATGAATCAAGAGGTGCCGGGATGCCTGGTGGTCGCCGATAGCATGGATAACTCGTCGAACTCCGCGTACGGTGCTTATTTCGACAGACTTTATATTCTGCAGGATGGAAAGGTTGTGTATCAGGGCGGCAGAGGACCAGAGGGGTACCGGATCTCCGAACTGAGGAGCTGGCTTGATCAGTATAGACACCGTGTTGTTGTTTCAAAAAATGTTGTCATTCATGTTTAA